One stretch of Scatophagus argus isolate fScaArg1 chromosome 18, fScaArg1.pri, whole genome shotgun sequence DNA includes these proteins:
- the sec61g gene encoding protein transport protein Sec61 subunit gamma produces MDQVMQFVEPSRQFVKDSIRLVKRCTKPDRKEFQKIAMATAIGFAIMGFIGFFVKLIHIPINNIIVGG; encoded by the exons ATGGATCAAGTAATGCAGTTTGTCGAGCCCAGTCGGCAGTTCGTCAAAGACTCCATAAGGCTCGTAAAGAGATGCACAAAACCCGACAGAAAAG AATTCCAGAAGATTGCCATGGCCACAGCGATTGGGTTTGCTATCATGGGTTTCATTGGTTTCTTCGTCAAACTCATTCACATCCCCATCAACAACATCATTGT TGGTGGTTAG
- the zgc:112332 gene encoding retinol dehydrogenase 12, with translation MYCRSVCCNHWSSEERLDGKTVIITGANTGIGKETARDLAGRGARIVMACRDLERADEARTEILEDTGNENVVIRKLDLSDTKSIRAFAELINKEEKQVNILINNAGIMMCPYSKTADGYEMQLGVNHLGHFLLTYLLLDLIKRSAPARIVVVASVAHTWTGLRLDDINSERSYDTMKAYGQSKLANVLFARSLAKRLQGTGVSVFSLHPGVVQSDLWRHQHQCIQMAVKIFRIFTKTTVEGAQTTIYCAVEPHLESQSGGYFSDCAAARCSRTASDDDLAQKLWEISCNMLGITWQ, from the exons ATGTACTGCAG gaGTGTGTGCTGTAACCACTGGTCATCTGAGGAGAGGCTGGATGGGAAAACAGTCATCATCACTGGGGCCAACACTGGAATTGGCAAAGAAACGGCCAGGGACCTGGCAGGAAGAG gagcaCGTATTGTCATGGCGTGCAGGGACCTGGAGAGGGCAGATGAGGCACGGACGGAGATTTTGGAAGACACAGGAAATGAGAATGTGGTCATCAGAAAGCTGGATCTATCTGACACCAAGTCCATCAGAGCGTTTGCTGAACTCATCAACAAAG aggagaaacaagTGAATATCCTGATTAACAATGCAGGCATCATGATGTGTCCCTACTCCAAGACTGCTGACGGCTATGAAATGCAGTTAGGGGTCAATCATTTGG gtcacttcctgttgactTACCTGCTGCTGGACCTCATCAAACGCTCAGCTCCTGCCCGTATTGTTGTTGTGGCGTCGGTGGCCCACACCTGGACCGGGCTTCGATTGGATGACATCAACAGTGAGAGGAGCTACGATACCATGAAGGCCTATGGACAGAGCAAACTGGCTAATGTCCTCTTTGCACGCTCACTGGCCAAACGTTTGCAAG GAACTGGGGTGAGTGTGTTCTCTCTCCACCCGGGGGTGGTGCAGTCTGACCTGTGGAGGCACCAGCACCAGTGTATCCAGATGGCAGTGAAGATCTTCAGGATCTTCACCAAAACAACAGTGGAGGGAGCACAGACAACAATCTACTGTGCTGTGGAGCCACATCTGGAGAGCCAGAGTGGAGGATACTTCAG TGACTGCGCTGCTGCAAGGTGCTCACGGACTGCTTCTGACGATGACTTGGCCCAAAAGCTTTGGGAGATAAGCTGCAACATGCTTGGCATCACTTGGCAGTGA
- the si:dkey-73n8.3 gene encoding retinol dehydrogenase 11 — MQAVRSLFYPKWSSDVRLDGKTAIVTGANVGIGKETAKDLAGRGARVILACRDMAKGEQAARDIMREVKGAKVVARLLDLSDTKSICQFAENVYQTEKALHYLINNAGVAMCPYSVTVDGYEMQFGVNHLGHFFLTFLLLDLLKHSAPSRVINLSSAAHAVGKINFDDLRGEKDYHPVRAYAQSKLANILFTRELAKRTEALGVMAYSVDPGVVNTDITRHLMRPLVGIIETFRFLVKTPAEGAYTSIYCAVAPEDELLTGGYYKDCAIAESSWAGRDDGTALKLWAVSCQLLGIRWR, encoded by the exons ATGCAAGCAGTCAG GTCTCTGTTTTATCCCAAGTGGTCCTCAGATGTGCGTCTAGATGGGAAGACAGCGATTGTAACGGGGGCCAACGTTGGAATAGGCAAAGAGACAGCTAAAGACCTGGCCGGCCGGG GTGCTCGGGTGATTTTGGCGTGCAGAGACATGGCGAAGGGAGAGCAAGCTGCTCGGGACATCATGAGGGAGGTGAAGGGAGCCAAGGTAGTCGCCAGGCTACTGGATCTGTCCGACACCAAATCGATCTGCCAGTTTGCTGAGAATGTCTACCAGA ctgagaAGGCTCTGCACTACCTGATCAACAACGCAGGTGTGGCTATGTGCCCTTACAGCGTTACAGTGGATGGATATGAGATGCAGTTTGGAGTCAATCACTTGG GTCATTTCTTCCTGACTTTCCTGTTACTGGACCTGCTGAAGCACTCGGCTCCATCCCGGGTCATTAACTTGTCATCGGCCGCTCACGCTGTGGGCAAGATCAATTTTGACGACCTGAGAGGCGAGAAGGACTATCACCCTGTCAGGGCCTACGCACAGAGCAAGCTGGCCAACATCCTGTTTACCAGAGAGCTGGCCAAAAGGACTGAGG CTCTGGGTGTGATGGCCTACTCTGTGGACCCTGGCGTGGTGAACACTGACATAACAAGGCATCTAATGCGCCCTCTTGTGGGCATAATCGAGACCTTCAGGTTTCTGGTCAAGACCCCAGCAGAGGGAGCCTACACCAGCATCTACTGCGCCGTCGCCCCTGAGGACGAGCTGCTCACCGGAGGATACTACAA GGACTGTGCCATTGCAGAGAGCTCCTGGGCAGGTCGGGACGATGGCACCGCCTTGAAGCTGTGGGCTGTGAGCTGCCAGCTGCTGGGCATCCGCTGGAGATAA